One genomic region from Colletotrichum lupini chromosome 7, complete sequence encodes:
- a CDS encoding DnaJ domain-containing protein, protein MDVGLAGLDVGLAEITGPISPVASPPDPTRRHRGSQQSELDNEAGKRAITTAQVNMAPSQSQSQSLCLSFFRLPRTSPPRNMADSPSRSGSLRVRRTRGGPSRNSSARSSAAWEDYSYLHPSGSYQQQLPQHAQQQLPHALRSASSRFSLNEQFAATRQEYEFGDDDASSILERMTLASDVGDESTIAVSTGGGDATQDIDGAEGDYYDLLCLAKDPTLTPDQIRRAYHRLLLYLHRDGLPENLHGVAQPYFNQVQRGFETLIDPYRRALYDASRLRDVTSALDVPLDEDYRYAYDMSLKEQLRQRAADVMQTSSDLGIRFDATKALRRGSAVTPLDFTLSHSVTVGLPVLGRWIERTAAPKAQRVSSTSKRVPSIALNESDEAGVDQPRESMIYLPPPQVTLTGSVYGIVEEIYRVPLPLLADRYQPLLPLTIPRKRIIQLAEQRPCPLISLKFRQDIIHRTAEDRIAKTSIEVETEALPEASLTAKISHPIHLPNAPYPIVLEGSIKSSRPWTQSAPRIGLGIHRWTGAGTAYAIADSGDWSVWPGETIKLFTDFSQVSKNQLLAEFPMKTSASFEVGYTTSPERVPSTAHEDSPRGECGIRGLDHESAIANDGSWTVSASLTADTIGGYLRFGKDLPALLSASSSNPTAPTRLELELCTNTLLDRHLALRNLWPVGRFSKLGLELGVSLHSLHLSLYWSRLSQRLSIPLLLSPRAEYTPTVFFYAAAVPLLAFAARHFYSSYSASSGRAKRTRGGHLGEADLQAYIARKRAAADDIAVVLSGAVEARQRVERQRGGLVILSAKFGVRGEGQVGDGEGEGDGDGDSDCWAAEEVADVTIAVAALVEDGRLRIPAGVRKASLLGFWDPAPLRRKALHVRYLWRGRESTIEVAGRDELVLPPVKRDLS, encoded by the exons ATGGACGTTGGTTTGGCCGGGCTTGACGTTGGATTAGCCGAGATTACGGGGCCGATTTCCCCCGTCGCCTCACCGCCAGACCCCACCCGCCGTCACCGTGGCAGCCAGCAAT CTGAGCTGGACAACGAGGCGGGCAAGCGGGCCATCACCACGGCGCAAGTAAACATGGCCCCA TCGCAGTCGCAATCACAATCGCTGTGTCTCTCGTTCTTCCGCCTCCCCCGCACCTCTCCCCCGCGAAACATGGCCGATTCCCCGAGCCGCTCCGGCAGCCTCCGAGTCCGCCGAACCCGCGGCGGACCCTCGCGAAACTCCTCCGCTCGCTCCTCGGCCGCATGGGAGGACTACTCCTACCTTCACCCCTCAGGCAGCTACCAGCAGCAGCTGCCGCAGCATGCGCAACAACAACTCCCCCACGCCCTGCGATCGGCGTCGTCGCGATTCTCCCTCAACGAACAATTCGCTGCCACGCGACAAGAATACGAGTtcggcgacgacgacgccTCCTCCATCCTCGAGCGTATGACGCTCGCCTCCGACGTCGGCGACGAGAGCACAATTGCCGTGAGCACGGGCGGCGGCGATGCGACGCAAGACATCGATGGCGCCGAGGGCGACTACTACGACTTGCTGTGCCTGGCCAAGGACCCGACGCTGACGCCGGATCAAATACGGCGGGCGTACCACCGGCTGCTGCTGTACCTGCACAGGGATGGCTTGCCCGAGAACCTGCACGGCGTCGCGCAGCCGTACTTCAACCAGGTGCAGAGAGGGTTCGAGACGCTGATTGACCCGTACCGACGGGCGCTGTACGACGCGAGCCGGTTGCGGGACGTGACGAGTGCGCTCGACGTGCCTCTTGACGAGGACTACCGATATGCGTACGATATGTCGCTCAAGGAGCAGCTGCGGCAGCGCGCGGCCGACGTGATGCAGACGTCGTCGGATCTGGGCATCCGGTTCGATGCGACCAAGGCGCTCCGGCGGGGGTCTGCCGTGACACCTCTCGACTTTACACTGAGTCACTCTGTGACCGTTGGCCTGCCGGTGCTGGGGCGGTGGATTGAGAGAACGGCGGCACCGAAGGCGCAGCGCGTCTCGTCTACGTCGAAGCGGGTGCCTTCGATTGCGCTCAACGAGAGCGACGAAGCTGGTGTTGACCAGCCCCGGGAGTCTATGATCTATCTCCCGCCTCCGCAGGTGACGTTGACCGGATCTGTGTACGGCATCGTAGAGGAGATCTACCGGGTCCCTTTGCCACTTTTAGCCGATCGATACCAACCATTACTACCTCTGACTATTCCCCGGAAACGAATCATCCAGCTGGCAGAGCAGCGCCCGTGTCCCCTCATCAGCCTCAAATTCCGACAGGATATCATCCACAGGACAGCTGAAGACCGCATCGCAAAGACATCGATTGAAGTAGAAACAGAGGCTCTCCCAGAGGCATCTCTAACAGCTAAAATCTCACACCCAATTCACCTACCAAACGCCCCCTATCCGATAGTACTCGAGGGAAGCATAAAATCAAGCCGACCATGGACGCAATCCGCCCCCCGCATCGGCCTGGGGATCCACCGCTGGACGGGCGCCGGCACCGCGTACGCAATCGCAGACAGCGGCGACTGGAGCGTCTGGCCCGGTGAGACCATCAAGCTCTTCACCGACTTCTCGCAAGTGAGCAAGAACCAACTCCTCGCCGAGTTCCCCATGAAGACATCCGCGAGCTTCGAAGTGGGGTACACCACCTCGCCCGAGCGCGTCCCGTCCACAGCCCACGAGGATTCCCCGCGCGGGGAGTGCGGTATCCGAGGGCTAGACCACGAATCGGCAATCGCCAACGACGGCTCGTGGACCGTATCCGCCTCTTTGACGGCAGATACCATCGGAGGCTACCTCCGCTTCGGCAAAGACCTGCCTGCACTCCTCTCGGCATCTAGCTCGAACCCCACCGCCCCGACCAGACTCGAACTCGAACTCTGCACAAACACCCTCCTCGACCGCCACCTCGCCCTTCGCAACCTCTGGCCTGTAGGCCGCTTCTCCAAACTCGGCCTCGAGCTCGGCGTCAGTCTGCACAGCCTGCACCTCTCCCTCTACTGGTCCCGCCTCAGCCAGCGCCTCAGCATCCCGCTGCTCCTATCTCCGCGCGCCGAGTACACGCCCACCGTCTTCTTCTACGCGGCTGCCGTGCCTTTACTTGCGTTCGCCGCGCGGCACTTTTACTCGTCGTACTCTGCTTCATCGGGGCGGGCAAAGCGCACTCGCGGGGGCCACCTTGGCGAGGCGGATCTGCAAGCCTACATCGCCCGCAAGCGGGCTGCGGCGGATGACATCGCCGTCGTGCTTTCGGGCGCCGTGGAGGCACGGCAGCGCGTGGAGCGGCAGCGGGGAGGACTCGTGATTCTCAGCGCGAAATTCGGCGTCAGGGGTGAGGGTCAGGTTGGCGACGGGGAGGGCGAGGGCGATGGCGATGGCGACTCAGACTGCTGGGCCGCAGAAGAAGTCGCAGACGTCACCATCGCAGTAGCAGCGCTGGTGGAGGACGGGAGGCTGCGGATCCCGGCCGGGGTGAGAAAGGCCTCGCTGCTGGGATTCTGGGATCCGGCTCCCTTGCGGCGGAAAGCGCTCCACGTGAGGTACCTGTGGCGCGGGAGGGAGAGCACCATTGAAGTCGCGGGGCGGGACGAGCTGGTTCTCCCGCCTGTGAAGAGGGATTTATCGTGA